The proteins below are encoded in one region of Styela clava chromosome 4, kaStyClav1.hap1.2, whole genome shotgun sequence:
- the LOC144411695 gene encoding uncharacterized protein LOC144411695, translated as MKVICAGMSKTGTKSLHVALEQLGYSVYDFPEAFDIYGNDFYEFSSKGWTVEDFRQIYENVDAVIDTPMFYFWEELAEAFPDAKVCFTTTHLL; from the coding sequence ATGAAAGTGATATGTGCGGGAATGTCTAAAACTGGAACAAAATCTCTGCACGTTGCTCTTGAACAATTGGGTTATTCGGTTTATGATTTTCCTGAAGCATTTGACATCTACGGAAacgatttttatgaattttcgAGCAAAGGCTGGACTGTTGAAGACTTCCGACAAATATATGAGAATGTTGATGCTGTTATTGACACTCCCATGTTCTATTTTTGGGAAGAACTTGCGGAAGCTTTTCCTGATGCAAAGGTTTGTTTCACTACGACACACTTATTATAA